Proteins from a genomic interval of Pararge aegeria chromosome 26, ilParAegt1.1, whole genome shotgun sequence:
- the LOC120634998 gene encoding putative uncharacterized protein DDB_G0286901 has translation MQIPPSAGTRPKTFTKTDDVANTVDIADIDKLKTSHRESEEMSFSSVSTKTSDFDHISISSSDKNDAYGTKINERNVNSDSTAENALTYKNNNINNIKSDEKTENYLTKSASKNDFEYETQNINASVRKDHEYNNDMVQTIGDTNKYDPTTINQLGSSNTDVFNIKYDQNLNGEMHSLRRPKSLNQNDYANFDKHEGNIDYNSKSNINIKECNDNYPNALQKLDKDRVKFKIDTTNNIRKRESVCGSTNFKPHILNVKQPKNSSLSSHLKIAVDEIDADFRVSRLDIVENRNREIGRNENRNGDPFVNDNSSNDFASNRNRESSSAYVFQNKNREIGVKENRSRGQFLKDNGYKDVVSNGSRESDSTDVVHNRNSDISLDRNRNRAEDKVASKLLQRKLAAYRKLQRF, from the coding sequence ATGCAGATACCGCCTAGTGCGGGTACACGACCAAAAACATTCACCAAAACAGACGATGTTGCAAACACTGTAGACATCGCCGATATCGATAAACTCAAAACAAGTCATAGGGAAAGTGAAGAAATGTCATTTAGTAGTGTTAGTACGAAAACTAGTGATTTCGACCATATCTCAATAAGTTCTAGCGATAAAAATGATGCATACGGCACAAAAATTAATGAACGTAATGTTAATAGCGATTCGACTGCTGAAAATGCGCttacgtacaaaaataataatattaataacataaaatctGATGAGAAAACTGAGAATTACCTAACTAAATCTGCAAGTAAAAACGATTTCGAATATGAAACACAAAACATAAACGCGTCTGTGAGAAAAGATCATGAATATAACAATGATATGGTACAAACTATTGGAGATACTAATAAATATGACCCTACAACAATTAACCAGTTAGGTAGTTCAAATACGGATGTCTTCAATATTAAATACGATCAGAACTTAAATGGTGAAATGCATTCACTGCGTAGACCGAAATCCTTGAATCAAAATGATTACGCCAATTTTGATAAACATGAGGGCAACATAGATTATAATTCTAagtctaatataaatattaaagaatgtAATGACAATTATCCTAACGCTTTGCAGAAACTTGATAAAGATAGAGTAAAGTTCAAAATTGATACGACCAACAACATTAGAAAGAGAGAAAGTGTGTGTGGATCAACAAATTTTAAACcacatattttaaatgttaagcAACCTAAAAATAGTAGTTTAAGTAGTCATCTTAAAATAGCAGTAGATGAAATAGATGCAGATTTCAGAGTCAGTAGATTAGACATTGTCGAAAATAGGAATAGGGAGATAGGTagaaatgaaaacagaaatggTGATCCATTTGTAAACGACAACAGTTCTAATGATTTTGCTTCAAACAGAAATAGAGAATCGAGTTCAGCATacgtatttcaaaataaaaatagggaAATAGGTGTTAAAGAAAACAGAAGTAGGGGtcaatttttaaaagataatgGTTATAAAGATGTTGTCTCCAACGGAAGTAGAGAATCGGATTCAACAGACGTAGTTCATAATAGAAATAGCGACATAAGTCTAGATCGAAATAGAAATAGGGCAGAAGATAAGGTGGCTAGTAAACTTTTGCAGCGAAAGTTAGCTGCCTATCGAAAGTTACAACGTTTTTAA
- the LOC120635120 gene encoding pancreatic lipase-related protein 2-like translates to MQAATVPLACFLSLIRPPGVQFENALLQIAPINKGKCPFVRDNHDVVFQLYTRHNPSVAHSLLIDDDERLFASSMDFHDPTVIYFHAFMETPDDGSALIVREAYTHRGDTNVIVVDAQRLEAGPWYFKAAENTWYIGRIAAQFIDYLVSRGLKLSKTHLVGHSLGAQAAGVAGGSIQSGLVSRITGLDPALPLFDKLSLSQRLDPSDAEFVDAIHTDAGIFGFKQQVGHVDFYPNGGISPQPGCELEVVIPQQLVLNKFFCSHWRSYMYYSESVLHPKSFVASRCPSFKEYARGFCARGPTTHMGFGVDRE, encoded by the exons ATGCAAGCAGCGACGGTACCACTGGCCTGTTTCCTTTCGCTAATAC GGCCGCCCGGGGTCCAGTTCGAGAACGCCCTGCTACAAATAGCGCCGATCAACAAAGGGAAATGCCCCTTCGTCAGGGACAACCATGATGTCGTCTTCCAGTTGTACACAAG ACACAATCCGTCAGTGGCGCACAGTTTGCTGATAGACGACGACGAGAGGCTGTTCGCGTCGAGCATGGACTTCCACGACCCCACCGTCATATACTTCCACGCCTTCATGGAGACGCCCGACGACGGCAGCGCGCTCATCGTCAGAGAGG CGTATACGCACCGGGGGGACACAAACGTGATAGTGGTGGACGCCCAGCGCCTGGAGGCCGGGCCGTGGTACTTCAAGGCGGCCGAGAACACGTGGTACATTGGGAGGATCGCCGCGCAGTTCATAGACTACTTGGTTTCCAG AGGTCTGAAACTGTCAAAGACGCATCTGGTGGGCCACAGCCTGGGCGCCCAGGCAGCGGGGGTCGCCGGTGGATCGATACAATCAG GTCTCGTCTCTCGGATAACGGGCTTGGACCCGGCCTTGCCCCTGTTCGACAAGCTGTCTCTGTCGCAGCGCCTTGACCCGTCCGACGCAGAGTTTGTCGACGCCATTCACACGGACGCTGGGATATTCG GTTTCAAGCAGCAAGTGGGCCACGTGGACTTCTATCCCAACGGTGGGATCAGCCCCCAGCCGGGCTGCGAGCTGGAGGTGGTCATACCCCAGCAGCTGGTGCTCAACAAAT TTTTCTGCAGCCACTGGCGCTCCTACATGTACTACAGCGAGTCGGTGCTGCACCCCAAGTCGTTCGTCGCGTCGCGTTGCCCCTCGTTTAAGGAGTACGCGCGAGGGTTCTGCGCAAGGGGGCCCACCACCCACATGGGCTTCGGAGTCGATCGAGA GTAA